Proteins encoded by one window of Pseudomonas sp. PSKL.D1:
- a CDS encoding UDP-2,3-diacylglucosamine diphosphatase, whose amino-acid sequence MILLISDLHLQEERPDITRAFLDLLDGRARHAKALYILGDFFEAWVGDDAMTPYQQSICQALRQLSDSGTAVYLMHGNRDFMIGQDFCKAAGCTLLADPSVITLGGEQVLLMHGDTLCTRDVGYMKMRRYLRNPLTLWVLRHLPLGTRLKLARKLRNESRTQVRMKATEIVDVTPEEVPKVMAAHGVRTLVHGHTHRPAIHKLVVDGEPARRIVLGDWDRRGWTLQVDGQGFVLEPFEFS is encoded by the coding sequence GTGATTCTGCTGATCTCTGATCTGCACCTGCAAGAAGAACGCCCGGACATTACCCGGGCGTTTCTTGATCTGCTCGACGGCCGCGCCCGCCACGCCAAGGCGCTGTACATACTGGGCGACTTCTTTGAAGCCTGGGTGGGCGACGATGCCATGACGCCGTACCAGCAGTCGATCTGCCAGGCCCTGCGCCAGTTGAGCGACAGTGGCACGGCGGTGTACCTGATGCACGGCAACCGTGACTTCATGATCGGCCAGGATTTCTGCAAGGCAGCCGGCTGCACGTTGCTGGCCGACCCAAGCGTGATCACCCTGGGCGGTGAACAGGTGCTGCTGATGCATGGCGATACGCTGTGCACCCGCGATGTCGGCTACATGAAGATGCGCCGTTACCTGCGCAACCCGCTCACCTTGTGGGTATTGCGGCATTTGCCGCTGGGCACGCGGCTGAAACTGGCGCGCAAGCTGCGCAATGAAAGCCGCACACAGGTACGCATGAAGGCTACCGAAATCGTTGACGTTACCCCGGAAGAAGTGCCGAAGGTAATGGCAGCGCATGGGGTGCGTACGCTGGTGCATGGCCACACCCACCGGCCGGCGATTCACAAGCTGGTGGTGGATGGCGAGCCGGCACGGCGGATTGTGCTGGGGGATTGGGACCGGCGCGGCTGGACCTTGCAGGTGGATGGGCAAGGGTTTGTGCTGGAGCCGTTCGAGTTTTCCTGA
- a CDS encoding acyl-CoA dehydrogenase family protein, which yields MQDLELSEEQIMIRDMARDFARGEIAPQAQAWEKAGWIDDAVVRKMGELGLLGMVVPEDFGGSYTDYVAYALAVEEIAAGCGATGAMMSIHNSVGCGPLLAYGTPEQQQHWLPRLASGEVIGCFCLTEPQAGSEAHNLRTRAELIGGEWVINGAKQFVSNARRAGLAIVFAVTDPELGKKGLSAFLVPTDNPGFNVDRSEHKMGIRASDTCAVTFDNCRIPAANLLGERGKGLAIALANLEGGRIGIAAQALGIARAAFEAALAYSRDRVQFGKPINEHQSIANLLADMQVQTNAARLLILHAARLRSAGKPCLSEASQAKLFASEMAERVCSMAIQVHGGYGYLEDYPVERYYRDARITQIYEGSSEIQRMLIARELKHYTL from the coding sequence ATGCAAGACCTGGAACTGAGCGAAGAGCAGATCATGATCCGCGACATGGCCCGGGACTTTGCCCGGGGCGAGATCGCGCCCCAGGCCCAGGCATGGGAAAAGGCCGGCTGGATCGACGATGCCGTGGTGCGCAAGATGGGCGAGCTGGGGTTGCTGGGCATGGTCGTGCCCGAGGACTTCGGCGGCAGCTACACCGACTACGTGGCCTACGCCCTGGCCGTAGAAGAAATCGCCGCCGGCTGCGGTGCCACCGGGGCGATGATGAGCATCCACAACTCGGTGGGCTGCGGCCCCTTGCTGGCCTATGGCACGCCCGAGCAGCAGCAACACTGGTTGCCGCGCCTGGCCAGCGGCGAGGTGATCGGCTGTTTCTGCCTGACCGAGCCACAAGCCGGCTCCGAAGCGCACAACCTGCGCACCCGTGCCGAACTCATTGGCGGCGAATGGGTGATCAACGGGGCCAAGCAGTTTGTCAGCAATGCCCGGCGTGCCGGCCTTGCCATCGTGTTTGCCGTTACCGACCCCGAGCTGGGCAAGAAAGGCCTGTCGGCATTCCTGGTGCCCACCGACAACCCTGGCTTCAATGTGGACCGTAGCGAGCACAAGATGGGCATCCGCGCCTCCGACACCTGCGCGGTCACCTTCGACAACTGCCGCATCCCGGCCGCCAACCTGCTGGGCGAGCGTGGCAAGGGCCTGGCGATTGCCCTGGCCAACCTCGAAGGCGGGCGCATCGGCATCGCCGCCCAGGCACTGGGCATTGCACGCGCCGCGTTCGAGGCCGCGCTGGCCTACTCGCGGGACCGGGTGCAGTTCGGCAAGCCGATCAATGAGCACCAGAGCATCGCCAACCTGCTGGCCGACATGCAGGTGCAAACCAACGCCGCACGCTTGCTGATCCTGCATGCCGCGCGTTTACGCAGCGCAGGCAAGCCCTGCCTGTCGGAGGCTTCACAGGCCAAACTGTTTGCGTCGGAAATGGCTGAGCGGGTGTGCTCGATGGCGATACAGGTGCATGGGGGCTACGGGTACCTGGAAGATTACCCGGTGGAACGCTATTACAGGGATGCGCGCATCACGCAGATTTACGAAGGCTCGAGCGAGATCCAGCGCATGCTGATTGCCCGGGAGCTGAAGCACTACACACTGTAG
- a CDS encoding HlyD family secretion protein: protein MTEETRTTTTTALAETPEGVTPPSEPTSPVRSRRVRILSAISFASVALAGILLVLYAWRLPPFSSAIESTENALVRGQVTIIGPQLSGYIVDVPVHDFQFVKAGDLLVQLDDRIYKQRLAQAIAQLQQQQAALANNQQQRNSADATIAQRQAAIGDAQAQADKARADHGRNQALVNDGSVSRRDLDLSRASQAAAVASLAQAKAALAIARQDRETVIVNRAALEAAVENAKAAVELARIDLDNTRVTAPRDGQLGQISTRLGAYVNSGAQLMALVPDTLWVIANLKETQMANVRIGQPATFTVDALNHLKLHGHVQQISPATGSEFALLQADNATGNFVKIAQRIPVRITVDPDQPEAKRLRPGMSVVVSIDTRATQ, encoded by the coding sequence ATGACCGAAGAAACCCGCACAACCACCACCACCGCCCTCGCCGAAACCCCGGAAGGCGTCACACCGCCCAGCGAACCGACCAGCCCGGTGCGCTCGCGGCGTGTGCGTATCCTGTCCGCCATCAGTTTTGCCAGCGTGGCGCTGGCCGGCATTTTGCTGGTGCTGTATGCCTGGCGCCTGCCGCCGTTCAGCAGCGCCATCGAGAGCACCGAGAACGCGCTGGTGCGTGGCCAGGTCACCATCATCGGCCCACAGCTGAGCGGCTACATCGTCGATGTGCCCGTGCACGATTTCCAGTTCGTGAAAGCCGGCGACCTGCTGGTGCAGCTGGACGACCGCATTTACAAGCAGCGCCTCGCCCAAGCCATCGCCCAATTGCAACAGCAGCAGGCGGCGCTGGCCAACAACCAACAGCAACGCAACAGTGCCGATGCCACCATCGCCCAGCGCCAGGCGGCCATCGGCGACGCCCAGGCACAGGCCGACAAGGCCCGCGCCGACCACGGCCGCAACCAGGCACTGGTCAACGACGGCTCGGTGTCGCGCCGCGACCTGGACCTGAGCCGCGCCAGCCAGGCAGCCGCTGTTGCCAGCCTGGCCCAGGCCAAGGCTGCGCTGGCCATTGCCCGGCAAGACCGCGAAACCGTCATCGTCAACCGCGCCGCGCTGGAAGCGGCCGTGGAAAACGCCAAGGCAGCGGTCGAGCTGGCCCGCATCGACCTGGACAACACCCGCGTCACCGCGCCGCGTGATGGCCAGCTGGGGCAAATCAGCACCCGCCTGGGGGCTTACGTGAATTCGGGTGCGCAACTGATGGCGCTGGTGCCCGACACGCTGTGGGTGATCGCCAACCTGAAGGAAACACAGATGGCCAACGTGCGCATCGGCCAGCCAGCGACGTTTACCGTCGATGCGCTGAACCACCTGAAACTGCACGGCCATGTGCAGCAGATTTCACCGGCCACCGGCTCCGAATTCGCCTTGCTGCAGGCCGACAATGCCACGGGCAACTTCGTCAAGATCGCCCAGCGCATACCGGTGCGCATCACCGTCGACCCCGACCAACCCGAGGCCAAACGCTTGCGCCCAGGCATGTCGGTGGTGGTGAGCATTGACACTCGCGCCACGCAGTGA
- a CDS encoding MFS transporter codes for MSPRLLAMALAPLLGLFIIALGNGFMSSLTTLRLGAAGETATTIGIVSSSYFLGLTLGAIFNDRLILRIGHIRAYTSFASLIAATILLQGLFYDTTWWSVLRLINGWAAVGVFLVIESWLLLAGDAKIRGRLLALYMIAFYGAGVIAQAGLGEIAHLSDSAPFMLAGMLAALSVLPIVILPRVSPLLEQVEPLKPRQLLGVAPSGLVGCFGSGVAIAGIYALLPLYLQRIGLDVAEVGHMMAWVILGAMMLQYPVGRWSDRKDRQDVLIALAALCVVLSVVIVFLPSHSAVLPALLFLLGGGVFALYPVAVSHAADRAPSDALVPMIQGLLLINSLGSAMAPLAISPAMTEFGEAGLFWAFAVVNLGMVSFFLWRRGKRPAAEHPAPFTASTTFSPTGAELRVTEDLIQAAQEHPPLEPVKEATPKEAPLVG; via the coding sequence ATGTCTCCGCGTTTGCTGGCCATGGCGCTGGCGCCCCTGCTCGGGCTGTTCATCATTGCCCTGGGCAACGGTTTCATGTCGTCCCTGACCACCTTGCGCCTCGGCGCTGCTGGCGAAACCGCCACCACCATCGGCATCGTGTCGTCGAGCTATTTCCTGGGCCTGACCCTGGGCGCCATCTTCAACGACCGGCTGATCCTGCGCATCGGCCACATCCGGGCCTACACCAGCTTCGCCTCGCTGATCGCCGCGACCATCCTGCTGCAGGGCCTGTTCTACGACACCACCTGGTGGTCGGTGCTGCGCCTGATCAATGGCTGGGCCGCTGTTGGCGTGTTTCTGGTGATCGAAAGCTGGCTGCTGCTGGCGGGCGACGCGAAAATCCGTGGGCGCCTGCTGGCGCTGTACATGATCGCCTTTTACGGTGCGGGCGTGATTGCCCAGGCCGGCCTGGGCGAAATTGCCCATTTGAGCGACAGCGCGCCGTTCATGCTGGCCGGCATGCTCGCAGCCCTGTCGGTGCTGCCTATCGTGATCCTGCCGCGGGTTTCGCCGCTGCTGGAACAGGTCGAACCTCTCAAACCACGCCAATTGCTGGGTGTGGCACCGTCCGGGCTGGTGGGCTGCTTCGGCTCCGGGGTGGCCATTGCGGGCATTTACGCCCTGCTGCCGCTGTACCTGCAGCGCATCGGCCTGGACGTGGCCGAAGTGGGCCATATGATGGCCTGGGTGATTCTTGGCGCCATGATGCTGCAGTACCCGGTGGGGCGCTGGTCCGACCGCAAGGACCGTCAGGATGTGCTGATCGCCCTGGCGGCGCTGTGCGTGGTGCTGTCGGTGGTCATCGTGTTCCTGCCATCGCACTCGGCGGTATTGCCGGCCCTGCTGTTCCTGCTGGGCGGCGGCGTGTTCGCGCTGTACCCGGTGGCGGTCAGCCATGCGGCCGACCGTGCGCCGTCCGACGCGTTGGTGCCGATGATTCAGGGGCTGCTGCTGATCAACTCGCTGGGCTCTGCCATGGCGCCACTGGCCATCTCGCCTGCCATGACCGAGTTCGGCGAGGCCGGGTTGTTCTGGGCCTTTGCCGTGGTCAACCTGGGCATGGTGAGCTTCTTCCTGTGGCGCCGTGGCAAGCGCCCGGCGGCCGAGCACCCGGCGCCGTTCACCGCGTCCACCACCTTCTCGCCCACCGGCGCCGAGCTGCGCGTAACGGAAGACCTGATACAGGCGGCGCAGGAGCATCCGCCGCTGGAGCCAGTCAAGGAAGCCACACCCAAGGAAGCACCGCTGGTCGGCTGA
- a CDS encoding enoyl-CoA hydratase/isomerase family protein yields the protein MTAHAHTSATAHVLAEVRNQIGHLTLNRPAGLNALTLDMVRSLRQQFDRWAEDPQVQAVVLRGEGPKGFCAGGDIRSLHDSYKAGDTLYEDFFVEEYALDLCIHRYRKPVLVLMDGFTLGGGMGLAQGCDLRVVTERSRLGMPEVAIGYFPDVGGSYFLSRIPGELGTYLGVSGVQIQAADALYCGLADWYLPSDSIAVLDQGLDQIRFGEYPLKDLQNLLAKLGTQTLDDAPLERLRPVIDHFFALPGPAAIIEQLRAVSLGDSHQWALATADQLESRSPLAMAVTQEMLRRGRHLALEDCFAMELHIDRQWFQYGDIIEGVRALIIDKDKQPRWNPPTLSGLARERVDQFFEGL from the coding sequence ATGACCGCGCATGCTCACACCTCGGCAACGGCGCACGTACTGGCCGAGGTCCGTAATCAGATTGGCCACCTCACCCTCAACCGCCCCGCCGGCCTCAATGCCCTGACCCTGGACATGGTGCGCAGCCTGCGCCAGCAGTTCGACCGCTGGGCCGAAGACCCGCAGGTGCAGGCGGTGGTGCTGCGTGGTGAAGGCCCCAAGGGCTTCTGCGCCGGTGGTGACATCCGCTCGCTGCACGACAGCTACAAGGCCGGTGACACCCTGTATGAAGACTTTTTCGTCGAAGAATACGCGCTGGACCTGTGCATCCACCGCTACCGCAAGCCAGTGCTGGTGTTGATGGACGGTTTCACCCTCGGCGGCGGCATGGGCCTGGCCCAAGGCTGCGACCTGCGGGTGGTCACCGAACGCAGCCGCCTGGGCATGCCGGAAGTCGCCATCGGCTACTTCCCGGACGTGGGCGGCAGCTATTTCCTGTCACGCATCCCCGGCGAACTGGGCACCTACCTGGGCGTCAGCGGTGTACAGATCCAGGCCGCCGACGCGCTGTACTGCGGGCTGGCCGACTGGTACCTGCCCAGCGACAGCATTGCCGTGCTCGATCAGGGCCTGGACCAGATCCGCTTTGGCGAATACCCGCTCAAGGACTTGCAGAACCTGCTGGCCAAACTCGGCACCCAGACCCTGGACGACGCCCCGCTGGAACGCCTGCGCCCGGTCATCGACCACTTCTTTGCCCTGCCCGGCCCGGCGGCCATCATCGAACAATTGCGTGCCGTCAGCCTCGGCGACAGCCATCAATGGGCGCTGGCCACCGCCGACCAGCTGGAAAGCCGCTCGCCCCTGGCCATGGCAGTTACGCAGGAAATGCTGCGCCGGGGCCGCCACCTGGCCCTGGAGGACTGCTTCGCCATGGAGCTGCACATTGACCGCCAGTGGTTCCAGTACGGCGACATCATCGAAGGCGTGCGCGCCCTGATCATCGACAAGGACAAGCAGCCTCGCTGGAACCCGCCAACCCTGAGCGGGCTGGCACGCGAGCGGGTGGACCAATTCTTCGAAGGCCTGTGA
- a CDS encoding AEC family transporter → MFASLFAVLAPVFIVAGIGYAWARKGLDYPTEFIARMVMTVGTPSLVLSTLSRTELDATVFTSMALACVLCTAGMALAGLLAARVSGLHWRVLTPAFMFPNTGNMGLPISLYAFGEHGLALAVAFFLTLSIVQFTVGMAISGTAASFKALIRNPIVISLAGAMPIIFLDFELPRWLANTADLLGGMSIPLMLLTLGVSLASIRPQHIGSGMLLGGVRIVLGAAVGWAVGAALGMEAMERAVLMVQSAMPVAVFNYLMAVRANRSPEQVANLVMCSTVLSFAWLPVVLAAWM, encoded by the coding sequence ATGTTCGCTTCGTTGTTTGCCGTGCTGGCACCGGTGTTCATCGTGGCCGGCATTGGCTATGCCTGGGCCCGCAAGGGCCTGGATTACCCCACCGAATTCATTGCCCGCATGGTCATGACCGTGGGCACGCCTTCGCTGGTGCTGTCTACCCTCAGCCGCACCGAGCTGGACGCAACGGTGTTCACCAGCATGGCGCTGGCCTGTGTACTGTGCACCGCAGGCATGGCACTGGCCGGGCTACTGGCCGCCCGCGTTTCGGGCTTGCACTGGCGGGTGCTGACGCCAGCGTTCATGTTCCCCAACACCGGCAACATGGGCTTGCCGATCAGCCTGTATGCCTTTGGCGAACATGGCCTGGCGTTGGCTGTGGCGTTTTTCCTGACCTTGTCGATCGTGCAGTTCACCGTGGGCATGGCCATCTCCGGCACGGCAGCGTCGTTCAAGGCGTTGATACGCAACCCCATCGTCATCAGCCTGGCCGGTGCCATGCCGATCATCTTCCTGGACTTTGAACTGCCGCGCTGGCTGGCGAACACTGCCGATTTGCTGGGTGGCATGAGCATCCCGTTGATGCTGCTGACGCTGGGTGTGTCGCTGGCGAGCATCCGCCCGCAGCACATCGGCAGCGGCATGCTGCTTGGGGGTGTGCGCATCGTGCTGGGCGCTGCTGTCGGTTGGGCGGTGGGGGCGGCGCTGGGCATGGAGGCGATGGAGCGGGCCGTGCTGATGGTGCAGTCGGCCATGCCTGTGGCGGTGTTCAACTACCTGATGGCGGTGCGGGCCAACCGGTCACCCGAGCAGGTGGCCAACCTGGTGATGTGCTCGACGGTGTTGTCGTTTGCCTGGTTGCCGGTGGTGCTGGCGGCCTGGATGTAA
- a CDS encoding peptidylprolyl isomerase: MSKVKLTTNHGDIVLQLNAEKAPLTTENFVQYVKDGHYNGTVFHRVIKGFMIQGGGFEASMSQKKTRASIQNEADNGLKNTKYSIAMARTMEPHSASAQFFINASDNDFLNHSGKNVQGWGYAVFGEVTEGREVVDAIEKVATGSKAGHQDVPKDDVIIEKAEIIE, encoded by the coding sequence ATGTCCAAAGTCAAACTGACCACCAACCACGGCGACATCGTCCTGCAGCTGAATGCAGAAAAAGCGCCGCTGACCACCGAAAACTTCGTTCAGTACGTCAAGGACGGCCACTACAACGGCACCGTGTTCCACCGTGTGATCAAAGGTTTCATGATCCAGGGCGGCGGTTTCGAAGCCAGCATGAGCCAGAAGAAAACCCGCGCCAGCATCCAGAACGAAGCCGACAACGGCCTGAAGAACACCAAGTACAGCATCGCCATGGCCCGCACCATGGAGCCGCACTCGGCTTCGGCCCAGTTCTTCATCAACGCTTCCGACAACGACTTCCTCAACCACAGCGGCAAGAACGTGCAGGGCTGGGGCTACGCGGTGTTTGGTGAAGTGACCGAAGGCCGTGAAGTGGTCGATGCCATCGAGAAGGTCGCCACCGGTTCCAAGGCTGGCCACCAGGACGTACCTAAAGACGACGTGATCATCGAGAAAGCCGAGATCATTGAGTGA
- a CDS encoding YbhB/YbcL family Raf kinase inhibitor-like protein, producing MTFKPWLFAALLPFTALAAGTGSGALSISSSSFTDGGVIALQQVGPDPACGAGEEQTPQLSWDNLPAGTRSLALVMFDPDGGKGLGVVHWVAYNIDPALDGLKEGTGGVTSSTITVGRNSRGTSAYRGPCPPAGDNPHHYALTLIATDIPVGTLPAELDRNGLLTLLQGHALGAQSLVGRYGH from the coding sequence ATGACGTTCAAGCCCTGGCTGTTTGCCGCCCTGCTGCCCTTTACGGCCCTGGCGGCCGGTACTGGCTCCGGTGCCCTGTCGATCAGTTCGTCATCATTCACTGACGGTGGCGTGATTGCCCTGCAGCAGGTCGGGCCTGACCCGGCCTGCGGTGCGGGCGAAGAGCAAACCCCGCAGTTGAGTTGGGATAACCTGCCTGCCGGCACGCGCTCGCTGGCCTTGGTGATGTTTGACCCGGACGGAGGCAAAGGGCTTGGTGTGGTGCACTGGGTGGCCTACAACATCGACCCGGCGCTCGATGGCCTCAAGGAAGGCACCGGCGGCGTCACGTCCTCAACCATCACGGTTGGCCGCAACTCTCGCGGTACATCGGCCTATCGAGGCCCCTGCCCGCCTGCAGGCGACAACCCGCACCACTATGCCTTGACGCTGATTGCCACTGATATCCCGGTGGGCACCTTACCTGCAGAGCTCGACCGCAATGGGCTGCTGACGCTGCTTCAAGGGCATGCCTTGGGCGCCCAAAGCCTGGTAGGCCGTTACGGCCATTAA
- a CDS encoding glutamine--tRNA ligase/YqeY domain fusion protein, with amino-acid sequence MSKPTADNAPNAAAKGAPAVPANFLRPIIQADLDSGKHSSIVTRFPPEPNGYLHIGHAKSICVNFGLAKEFGGVCHLRFDDTNPAKEDQEYIDAIQSDVKWLGFDWAGEVRYASDYFDQLHDWAVDLIKSGNAYVCDLTPEQAKEYRGSLTQAGKNSPFRERSVEENLDLFARMKAGEFKDGERVLRAKIDMASPNMNLRDPILYRIRHAHHHQTGDKWCIYPNYDFTHGQSDAIEGITHSICTLEFESHRPLYDWFLEKLPVPAHPRQYEFSRLNLNYTITSKRKLKQLVDEKHVSAWDDPRMSTLSGFRRRGYTPASIRNFCDMIGTNRSDGVVDMSMLEFSIRDDLDRTAPRAMCVLRPLKVVITNYPEGQVEQLELPRHPKEDMGVRVLPFARELYIDRDDFMEEPPKGYKRLEPAGEVRLRGSYVIRADEAIKDADGNIVELRCSYDPDTLGKNPEGRKVKGVIHWVPADTSVECEVRLYDRLFRSPNPEKTEEGGSFLDNINPESLQVLTGCRAEPSLGQAQPEDRFQFEREGYFCADLKDSQPGRPVFNRTVTLRDSWGS; translated from the coding sequence ATGAGCAAGCCCACTGCCGACAACGCGCCCAACGCCGCTGCCAAAGGCGCCCCCGCTGTCCCTGCGAACTTCCTGCGGCCGATCATCCAGGCCGACCTGGACTCGGGCAAGCACAGCAGCATCGTCACCCGTTTCCCGCCGGAGCCCAACGGCTACCTGCACATCGGCCACGCCAAGTCGATCTGCGTCAACTTCGGCCTGGCCAAGGAATTCGGCGGTGTCTGCCACCTGCGTTTCGACGACACCAACCCGGCCAAGGAAGACCAGGAATACATCGACGCCATCCAGAGCGACGTCAAGTGGCTGGGCTTCGATTGGGCCGGCGAGGTGCGCTACGCCTCGGACTACTTCGACCAGTTGCACGACTGGGCCGTCGACCTGATCAAGTCGGGCAATGCCTATGTGTGCGACCTCACCCCCGAGCAGGCCAAGGAATACCGTGGCAGCCTGACCCAGGCAGGCAAGAACAGCCCGTTCCGCGAGCGCAGCGTTGAAGAGAACCTCGACCTGTTTGCCCGCATGAAGGCCGGTGAGTTCAAGGACGGCGAGCGCGTGCTGCGCGCCAAAATCGACATGGCCTCGCCGAACATGAACCTGCGCGACCCGATCCTGTATCGCATTCGCCATGCCCACCACCACCAGACCGGTGACAAGTGGTGCATCTACCCCAACTATGACTTCACCCACGGGCAGTCGGACGCCATCGAAGGCATCACCCACTCGATCTGCACCCTGGAGTTCGAAAGCCACCGCCCGCTGTACGACTGGTTCCTCGAGAAGCTGCCGGTACCGGCCCACCCGCGCCAGTACGAATTCAGCCGCCTGAACCTGAACTACACCATCACCTCGAAACGCAAGCTCAAGCAGCTGGTGGACGAAAAGCACGTCAGCGCCTGGGATGACCCGCGTATGTCGACCCTGTCGGGCTTCCGCCGCCGGGGCTATACCCCGGCCTCGATCCGCAACTTCTGCGACATGATCGGCACCAACCGCTCCGATGGCGTGGTCGACATGTCGATGCTCGAGTTCAGCATCCGCGACGACCTCGACCGTACCGCACCGCGCGCCATGTGCGTGCTGCGCCCGCTGAAAGTGGTCATCACCAACTACCCCGAGGGCCAGGTAGAGCAGCTCGAACTGCCGCGCCACCCGAAAGAAGACATGGGCGTGCGCGTGCTGCCGTTTGCCCGTGAACTGTACATCGACCGCGACGACTTCATGGAAGAGCCGCCAAAAGGCTACAAGCGCCTGGAACCGGCCGGTGAAGTGCGCCTGCGCGGCAGCTACGTGATCCGCGCCGACGAAGCCATCAAGGACGCCGACGGCAACATCGTCGAGCTGCGCTGCTCGTACGACCCGGACACCCTGGGCAAGAACCCCGAGGGCCGCAAGGTCAAGGGCGTGATCCACTGGGTACCGGCCGACACCAGCGTCGAGTGCGAAGTGCGCCTGTACGACCGCCTGTTCCGCTCGCCAAACCCGGAAAAAACCGAAGAAGGCGGCAGCTTCCTCGACAACATCAACCCGGAATCGCTGCAAGTGCTCACCGGTTGCCGCGCCGAGCCGTCGCTGGGCCAGGCACAACCGGAAGACCGCTTCCAGTTCGAGCGCGAAGGCTACTTCTGCGCCGACCTCAAGGACAGCCAGCCGGGCCGCCCGGTGTTCAACCGCACCGTCACCCTGCGTGACTCCTGGGGCAGCTAA
- the cysS gene encoding cysteine--tRNA ligase yields the protein MLTIYNTLSKTKEAFKPLDGNKVRMYVCGMTVYDYCHLGHGRSMVAFDLVTRWLRKSGYDLTYVRNITDIDDKIINRANENGESFDALTARMIDAMHEDERRLNILKPDLEPRATDHIAGMHAMIQTLIDKGYAYAPGNGDVYYRVGKFVGYGKLSRKKIEDLRIGARIEVDEAKQDPLDFVLWKGVKPGEPYWDSPWGPGRPGWHIECSVMSTCCLGESFDIHGGGSDLEFPHHENEIAQSEAATGKQYANAWMHCGMIRINGEKMSKSLNNFFTIRDVLEKYHPEVVRYLLVGSHYRSAINYSEDSLRDAKGALERFYHALRGLPRVAAQGGEAFVERFSVAMNDDFGTPEACAVLFDLVREINRLRDSDVDAAAGLAGRLRELGDVLGVLQLDADDFLRAGAEGKVDAAEVEALIQARLQARADKNWAESDRIRDQLTAMGVVLEDSKGATTWRLAD from the coding sequence GTGCTTACCATATACAACACGCTGAGCAAAACCAAAGAAGCCTTCAAGCCGCTCGATGGCAACAAGGTGCGCATGTACGTGTGCGGCATGACCGTGTACGACTACTGCCACCTTGGCCACGGCCGCAGCATGGTGGCCTTCGACCTGGTGACGCGCTGGCTGCGTAAAAGCGGCTACGACCTGACTTACGTGCGCAACATCACCGACATCGACGACAAGATCATCAACCGGGCCAACGAGAACGGCGAGTCGTTCGACGCCCTGACCGCGCGTATGATCGACGCGATGCACGAGGACGAGCGCCGCCTGAACATCCTCAAGCCGGACCTGGAGCCGCGTGCCACCGACCACATCGCCGGCATGCACGCCATGATCCAGACCTTGATCGACAAGGGCTATGCCTACGCGCCGGGCAACGGTGACGTGTACTACCGCGTTGGCAAGTTCGTCGGCTACGGCAAGCTGTCGCGCAAGAAGATCGAAGACCTGCGCATCGGTGCCCGCATCGAAGTCGACGAAGCCAAGCAGGACCCGCTCGACTTCGTGCTGTGGAAGGGTGTCAAACCGGGCGAACCTTACTGGGATTCGCCGTGGGGCCCGGGCCGCCCGGGCTGGCACATCGAGTGCTCGGTGATGTCCACCTGCTGCCTGGGCGAGAGCTTCGACATCCACGGCGGTGGCAGCGACCTGGAGTTCCCGCACCACGAGAACGAGATCGCCCAGAGCGAGGCCGCCACCGGCAAGCAGTACGCCAATGCCTGGATGCACTGCGGCATGATCCGCATCAATGGCGAGAAGATGTCCAAGTCGTTGAACAACTTCTTCACCATCCGCGACGTGCTCGAGAAGTATCACCCGGAGGTGGTGCGTTACCTGCTGGTGGGCAGCCACTACCGCAGCGCCATCAACTACTCCGAAGACAGCCTGCGCGACGCCAAAGGCGCGCTGGAGCGCTTCTACCACGCCCTGCGCGGCCTGCCGCGTGTTGCCGCCCAGGGTGGCGAGGCGTTCGTCGAACGCTTCAGCGTGGCGATGAACGATGACTTCGGTACGCCCGAGGCCTGCGCCGTGCTGTTCGACCTGGTGCGCGAAATCAACCGCCTGCGCGACAGCGACGTTGACGCCGCCGCCGGCCTGGCTGGCCGCCTGCGCGAACTGGGTGATGTGCTGGGCGTGTTGCAGCTGGACGCCGATGACTTCCTGCGTGCCGGTGCCGAAGGCAAGGTTGACGCAGCTGAAGTGGAAGCACTGATCCAGGCGCGCTTGCAGGCCCGTGCCGACAAGAACTGGGCCGAGTCCGACCGCATCCGCGACCAGCTGACCGCCATGGGCGTGGTGCTGGAAGACAGCAAGGGCGCGACGACCTGGCGCCTGGCTGACTGA